The Thermobispora bispora DSM 43833 genome window below encodes:
- a CDS encoding ABC transporter ATP-binding protein, giving the protein MPHAEPAVVFDRVVKRYEREGRAFNAVDHADLSVEPGEIFGLLGPNGAGKTTSIEIIAGLRRPTSGTVRVLGLDPAAERDRLRRVLAIQPQHAALFEQQTVAELLRVWASFYPDPEHPDHVITRLGLDEARNVRVAKLSGGQRQRLLVATALISRPKLLVLDEPSTGLDPAARQELWNAIRSRIADGGTVLLSTHSMEEAATLCDRVAILHKGRVVACGTPAELVRRHAPERRLIFTVDSGRDLDALRRHPKVSDLVENRRNGAIEISLSTGDADALLGLVTAQLGGRDIQVKEAGLEGVFLRLTGFSFDAADDTTEEA; this is encoded by the coding sequence ATGCCGCATGCCGAACCGGCGGTGGTGTTCGACCGGGTGGTCAAGCGCTACGAGCGCGAAGGCCGGGCGTTCAACGCCGTCGATCACGCCGACCTATCCGTGGAACCAGGCGAGATCTTCGGGCTGCTCGGTCCCAACGGCGCCGGGAAGACCACCAGCATCGAGATCATCGCCGGGCTGCGCAGGCCGACCTCCGGCACCGTACGGGTCCTGGGTCTGGACCCGGCGGCCGAACGAGACCGGCTGCGCCGTGTCCTGGCCATCCAGCCGCAGCATGCGGCGCTGTTCGAGCAGCAGACCGTCGCCGAGCTGCTGCGCGTGTGGGCGTCGTTCTACCCGGACCCCGAGCACCCCGATCACGTCATCACCCGGCTGGGGCTGGATGAGGCTCGGAACGTGCGCGTGGCCAAGTTGTCCGGTGGGCAGCGCCAGCGGCTCCTTGTGGCGACCGCGCTGATCTCACGTCCGAAGCTGCTCGTGCTGGACGAGCCGTCCACCGGCCTCGATCCCGCGGCCCGCCAGGAGCTGTGGAACGCGATCCGATCCCGCATCGCCGATGGGGGGACCGTCCTGCTGTCCACTCATTCGATGGAGGAGGCCGCCACCCTGTGCGACCGGGTGGCGATCCTGCACAAAGGCCGGGTGGTGGCCTGCGGCACCCCCGCTGAGCTGGTCCGCCGGCACGCGCCCGAGCGGCGGCTCATTTTCACCGTGGACTCCGGCCGGGACCTGGACGCGCTCCGGCGCCATCCCAAGGTCTCCGACCTGGTCGAGAACCGGCGCAACGGCGCCATCGAGATCAGCCTGTCCACCGGTGACGCCGATGCGCTGCTCGGTCTGGTCACCGCTCAGCTGGGCGGTCGCGACATTCAGGTGAAAGAGGCCGGACTCGAAGGTGTGTTCCTGCGCCTGACCGGCTTCTCCTTCGACGCCGCCGACGACACGACCGAGGAGGCGTGA
- a CDS encoding ABC transporter permease — translation MSTMTRELIGLHRRELMRDRRYFWFALLFPFGMMGIFLLIGALVPKIEGGPDFATLVTPMALFLAVTSTALTVTSGSLAAMRAKGTLRLLGTTPVGRGRLLLTHMVVRIAMVVIQAIALLAIAIVAADLEPARIPALFGIILLGTAMFGGLGYLIGGRIDSPDAATNLCTIVQLVTLFLSGLAIPFAMLPDGVVKVLSLLPTTFFADLMLTQMPGATTQHPAWLSAAVVSGCAVAAIGAAIAWFKWDQGEGGNA, via the coding sequence ATGTCCACGATGACCCGCGAGCTCATCGGGCTGCACCGCCGCGAGCTGATGCGCGACAGGCGCTACTTCTGGTTCGCCCTGCTCTTCCCCTTCGGCATGATGGGCATCTTCCTGCTCATCGGTGCCCTCGTGCCGAAGATCGAGGGCGGTCCTGACTTCGCCACACTCGTTACCCCGATGGCACTGTTCCTCGCCGTCACCTCCACCGCGCTCACGGTCACCTCCGGGTCGCTGGCGGCCATGCGCGCCAAAGGCACCCTCCGGTTGCTCGGCACCACCCCCGTCGGCCGAGGACGGTTGCTGCTGACCCACATGGTGGTCCGTATCGCCATGGTGGTCATCCAGGCGATCGCCCTATTGGCCATCGCGATCGTGGCCGCCGACCTGGAGCCGGCCCGAATCCCGGCCTTGTTCGGCATCATCCTGCTCGGGACGGCCATGTTCGGCGGGCTCGGCTACCTGATCGGCGGACGGATCGACTCCCCGGATGCGGCCACCAACCTGTGCACGATCGTTCAGCTCGTCACCCTGTTCCTGTCCGGGCTGGCGATACCCTTCGCCATGCTCCCGGACGGAGTGGTGAAGGTGCTCAGCCTGCTGCCGACCACCTTTTTCGCCGACTTGATGCTCACCCAGATGCCGGGCGCGACCACCCAGCATCCGGCCTGGCTGTCCGCCGCCGTGGTATCCGGGTGCGCCGTGGCGGCGATCGGTGCGGCGATCGCGTGGTTCAAGTGGGATCAAGGAGAAGGGGGGAACGCGTGA
- a CDS encoding GNAT family N-acetyltransferase produces MADVEFVRATGEAAERACSDEYADAYTEIYAEPPYHSGPLYSRDRYLERTRRQVRSEGFELVSAIDAATGELAGFCFGLTFPPGSWWAGQVSDPPAEVLTAPKVAVIELILRKPYRGRGYGRRLLAEFLAGRSEPYAMLLSHPQAPAHAMYEHWGWRVVGTCRPVPDADLLDVMVLDRRGG; encoded by the coding sequence ATGGCTGACGTCGAATTCGTCCGGGCGACAGGTGAGGCGGCCGAACGCGCCTGCAGCGATGAGTACGCCGACGCGTACACCGAGATCTACGCCGAGCCTCCGTACCACAGTGGCCCGCTGTACTCGCGCGACCGGTACCTGGAGCGGACCCGCCGCCAGGTGCGGAGCGAGGGGTTCGAGCTGGTCTCGGCCATCGACGCGGCCACCGGTGAGCTGGCCGGGTTCTGCTTCGGGCTCACCTTCCCCCCGGGCAGCTGGTGGGCCGGGCAGGTGAGCGACCCGCCGGCCGAGGTCCTCACCGCGCCGAAGGTCGCGGTCATCGAGCTCATCCTGCGCAAGCCGTACCGGGGGAGGGGGTACGGCAGGCGGCTGCTGGCCGAGTTCCTGGCGGGCCGCAGCGAGCCCTACGCGATGCTGCTGTCCCACCCGCAGGCACCGGCGCACGCGATGTACGAGCACTGGGGGTGGCGGGTGGTCGGCACGTGCCGGCCGGTCCCGGACGCCGACCTGCTCGACGTGATGGTGCTCGACCGCCGGGGCGGCTGA
- a CDS encoding SGNH/GDSL hydrolase family protein: MRRDPADMHWVTTWTAMPQLTEPGNMPPEPFTRPGRVLADTTLRQTVRVTIGGTKLRLRISNAFGGTALPITRAAVALPAGGRAGVSAIQPGTSRPVTFTGRPSVVIPVGAHVVSDPLDLPVAPGANLTLTLYLATGQDSHRITSHPGSRTTSYLLAGDHVEAEDLPGATPVEHWYFISGLEVWSPGDAAAVVCVGDSLTDGRGSTTNGNDRWPDRLFDRLQAGPGAGRIAVLNQGAGGNRVLNDGLGPNVLSRLDRDVFAQSGVEWLILFAGVNDIGTAEATEAAQKQVAEDLIAAYDQAITRAHALGIRVYGATLTPFGGHLMDDPDGYREAARQRVNQWIRTSGRYDAVLDFDLAARDPADPRRLRPAYDSGDNLHLSPAGYRALADAVPLELFRHEPLPQGFGFI; encoded by the coding sequence ATGCGGCGTGACCCGGCGGACATGCACTGGGTCACCACCTGGACGGCGATGCCGCAGCTCACCGAGCCGGGGAACATGCCGCCGGAGCCGTTCACCCGGCCCGGCCGGGTGCTCGCCGACACCACCCTCCGCCAGACCGTCCGCGTCACCATCGGCGGCACGAAGCTCCGGCTGCGCATCTCGAACGCCTTCGGCGGCACCGCGCTCCCCATCACCCGGGCCGCGGTGGCGCTCCCCGCAGGCGGGCGCGCCGGGGTGAGCGCGATCCAGCCGGGCACCTCCCGCCCGGTGACCTTCACCGGCAGGCCGTCCGTGGTCATCCCGGTCGGGGCGCACGTGGTCTCCGACCCGCTCGACCTCCCCGTGGCCCCCGGGGCCAACCTCACCCTGACGCTCTACCTGGCCACCGGCCAGGACTCCCACCGCATCACCTCCCACCCCGGCTCCCGGACCACCTCCTACCTGCTCGCCGGGGACCACGTCGAGGCCGAGGACCTGCCCGGGGCCACCCCGGTCGAGCACTGGTACTTCATCAGCGGTCTGGAGGTGTGGTCCCCGGGCGACGCGGCGGCCGTCGTCTGCGTCGGCGACTCGCTCACCGACGGCCGGGGCTCGACCACCAACGGGAACGACCGCTGGCCGGACCGGCTGTTCGACCGGCTGCAGGCCGGCCCCGGCGCCGGGCGTATCGCGGTCCTCAACCAGGGGGCCGGCGGCAACCGCGTGCTCAACGACGGCCTGGGCCCCAACGTGCTCTCCCGGCTCGACCGGGACGTGTTCGCGCAGAGCGGCGTCGAGTGGCTGATCCTCTTCGCCGGGGTCAACGACATCGGCACGGCCGAGGCCACCGAGGCCGCGCAGAAGCAGGTCGCCGAGGACCTGATCGCCGCGTACGACCAGGCCATCACGCGGGCGCACGCGCTGGGGATCCGCGTGTACGGCGCCACGCTCACCCCGTTCGGCGGGCATCTGATGGACGACCCCGACGGGTACCGCGAGGCCGCCCGGCAGCGGGTCAACCAGTGGATCCGCACCAGCGGCCGGTACGACGCCGTGCTCGACTTCGACCTGGCGGCCAGGGACCCCGCGGACCCGCGGCGGCTCCGCCCGGCGTACGACAGCGGGGACAACCTGCACCTGAGCCCGGCGGGTTACCGGGCCCTCGCCGACGCGGTCCCGCTCGAGCTGTTCCGGCATGAGCCGCTGCCGCAGGGGTTCGGCTTCATCTGA
- a CDS encoding enoyl-CoA hydratase/isomerase family protein, whose translation MPELRNDGPVFILDLGQGENRFSPDWITEVNAHLDTVAGRPGPAALITTGTGKFFSNGLDLDWLGAHPQEVQPFIGRVQELLARVLSLPIPTVAAVNGHAFGAGAMLALAHDYRIMRADRGYFCLPEVDLGMPFTPGMAALIQAKLTPAAAIASMTTGRRFGGPEARDLGLVDDIADLDRLIASADALVRPLAGKDRKTLGRIKATMFASPLAALREGRLTAPAN comes from the coding sequence ATGCCTGAACTGCGCAACGACGGCCCCGTGTTCATCTTGGACCTGGGCCAGGGCGAGAACCGCTTCTCCCCGGATTGGATCACCGAGGTCAACGCCCACCTGGACACCGTGGCCGGCCGCCCGGGCCCCGCCGCGCTGATCACCACCGGGACCGGCAAGTTCTTCTCCAACGGCCTGGACCTGGACTGGCTCGGCGCGCACCCCCAGGAAGTGCAGCCGTTCATCGGGCGCGTGCAGGAACTCCTCGCCCGGGTGCTGTCCCTGCCAATCCCCACCGTCGCCGCGGTCAACGGCCACGCCTTCGGCGCCGGGGCCATGCTCGCCCTGGCCCACGACTACCGGATCATGCGCGCCGACCGGGGCTACTTCTGCCTGCCTGAGGTCGATCTCGGCATGCCTTTCACCCCCGGCATGGCCGCCCTCATCCAGGCCAAGCTCACCCCCGCCGCCGCCATCGCCTCCATGACCACCGGCCGCCGGTTCGGCGGCCCCGAGGCCCGTGATCTCGGCCTGGTCGACGACATCGCCGACCTCGACCGGCTCATCGCCTCCGCCGACGCCCTGGTGCGGCCCTTGGCCGGTAAGGACCGCAAGACCCTCGGGAGGATCAAGGCCACCATGT
- a CDS encoding TetR/AcrR family transcriptional regulator gives MARPRTYDPEVILDVAERLVAASGPQGVTIRRLAAAAGVSNGAIYHTFGSLPALLGRLWLRAADDFLKTQQTAIEQALEAAESPATAAADAVVAAADAPAAFALRRPAAARMLMTVRREQLLGPDLPDQLADELLGLDKRLLSVLLRLADGMWGRTDAAAVGVITLCVVDLPTAAFRRAITAPVAGDPATTAPPIDTDTRRRLEAAVRAVLSIPPPGRPGRRRPTVNKD, from the coding sequence GTGGCGCGCCCGAGGACGTACGACCCTGAAGTGATCTTGGATGTCGCGGAGCGGCTGGTGGCCGCCTCCGGCCCACAAGGGGTCACCATCCGCCGCCTGGCGGCCGCGGCCGGGGTGTCGAACGGGGCCATCTACCACACGTTCGGCTCCCTGCCCGCGCTCCTGGGACGGCTGTGGCTGCGGGCCGCCGACGACTTCCTGAAGACGCAGCAGACCGCGATCGAGCAGGCGCTGGAGGCCGCGGAGTCCCCGGCCACGGCGGCCGCCGACGCGGTGGTGGCCGCGGCCGACGCGCCCGCGGCCTTCGCGCTCCGGCGCCCCGCCGCGGCCCGGATGCTGATGACCGTGCGCCGCGAGCAGCTCCTCGGGCCCGACCTGCCCGATCAACTCGCCGACGAGCTGCTCGGGCTCGACAAACGGCTGCTGAGCGTACTGCTGCGCCTGGCCGACGGAATGTGGGGACGCACCGACGCGGCGGCCGTCGGCGTCATCACCCTGTGCGTGGTCGACCTGCCCACCGCCGCCTTCCGGCGCGCCATCACCGCCCCGGTCGCCGGTGATCCGGCGACCACGGCTCCCCCGATCGACACCGACACCCGGCGGCGGCTGGAGGCCGCCGTCCGGGCCGTGCTGAGCATCCCGCCGCCCGGCCGTCCCGGGCGGCGGCGTCCCACCGTGAACAAGGACTGA
- a CDS encoding protein-L-isoaspartate(D-aspartate) O-methyltransferase produces the protein MNVHVAGLATQLRQRLATRLARTGTLRAPRLREAVETVPRELFLGDRVYRRVSGEGGTGWEPITPVDPQWLDLAHEDRDWVTWLDDGEETAPNLITGGRPVATAAQPGLTVHMLESLRAGEGHKVLEIGTGMGYSTALLCELVGSHLVTTVEVDPNVAGRAEQALHRAGYEPTILVRDGLTGHAEGAPYDRILAKFPVRRIPSLWLEQTRRGGVLVAVLSGWLGGPALTRITLTGPDTAEGEFFSDALPYLAARPQISPPPIGELPSRDTGEQRDAQYGAEVFDDPMTRWLVQLAAPNARHVATEGPAAGHCLVDQETGSWAWLIREDDRWIVRQGGDQRLWDRVEETLTLWRRAGRPGQHVFRLRITRGEQLVFLPGLPSMRWALPK, from the coding sequence ATGAACGTCCACGTTGCCGGCCTCGCCACCCAGCTGCGCCAGCGACTCGCCACCCGGCTCGCCAGGACCGGCACCCTGCGCGCCCCGCGCTTGCGGGAGGCGGTGGAGACCGTGCCCCGCGAGCTCTTCCTCGGCGACCGCGTCTACCGGCGCGTCTCCGGGGAGGGCGGAACCGGCTGGGAGCCGATCACGCCCGTCGACCCGCAGTGGCTCGATCTGGCCCATGAAGATCGTGATTGGGTGACCTGGCTGGACGACGGCGAAGAGACCGCACCGAACCTGATCACCGGCGGGAGGCCGGTCGCCACCGCGGCCCAGCCCGGACTGACCGTCCACATGCTGGAGAGCCTCCGCGCCGGCGAGGGGCACAAGGTGCTGGAGATCGGCACCGGCATGGGCTACTCCACGGCGCTGCTGTGCGAGCTCGTCGGCTCGCACCTGGTCACCACCGTGGAGGTCGACCCCAACGTGGCCGGCCGGGCCGAGCAGGCGCTCCACCGCGCGGGCTATGAGCCCACCATCCTGGTCAGGGACGGCCTCACCGGCCACGCCGAGGGCGCGCCGTACGACCGGATCCTGGCGAAGTTCCCGGTCCGGCGCATCCCGTCCCTGTGGCTGGAGCAGACCCGGCGTGGCGGGGTCCTCGTGGCCGTCCTCTCGGGGTGGCTCGGCGGTCCCGCGCTCACCCGCATCACCCTCACCGGCCCGGACACGGCCGAGGGTGAGTTCTTCAGCGACGCGCTCCCGTACCTGGCGGCGCGGCCGCAGATCAGCCCGCCGCCGATCGGGGAGCTGCCCTCTCGCGACACCGGGGAGCAGCGCGACGCCCAGTACGGCGCGGAGGTCTTCGACGACCCGATGACGCGCTGGCTCGTCCAGCTCGCCGCCCCCAACGCCCGGCACGTCGCCACGGAGGGCCCGGCGGCCGGCCACTGCCTCGTGGACCAGGAGACTGGGTCGTGGGCGTGGCTGATCCGCGAGGACGACCGGTGGATCGTCCGCCAGGGCGGTGACCAGCGGCTCTGGGATCGGGTGGAGGAGACCCTCACCCTGTGGCGTCGGGCGGGGCGGCCGGGGCAGCACGTGTTCCGGCTGCGGATCACCCGGGGTGAGCAGCTCGTCTTCCTGCCCGGGCTGCCCTCGATGCGCTGGGCTCTCCCGAAGTGA
- a CDS encoding AfsR/SARP family transcriptional regulator yields MLIGLLGPVVIYGEEERTQLLEHRTRGVLAALAMHAGQKITQDQLAALLWDDIPIGASNNIRSYISQLRKLFQSTDPAADVLSSFRRGGNGGSGGYRLNIPRSSVDAYLFRTLVSRGQTALQAGDLDRAETDLSDALALWRGTAGGPDVAASQGLLEWLNAHNNLRVAAQEDLIETRLRRGQHSVLIPEIRELLMHNPFRERSWGQLARACYFSGDVMGALDALNQARRILADNLGMEPGHELQLIQSYILNRAEHELRFLPLIDCAAARDARVRDR; encoded by the coding sequence ATGCTGATCGGACTGTTAGGCCCTGTCGTCATATACGGAGAGGAAGAACGTACGCAACTGTTGGAGCACCGGACGCGCGGCGTCCTCGCGGCGCTGGCAATGCATGCCGGTCAGAAAATCACCCAGGATCAGCTCGCCGCGCTGTTATGGGATGACATTCCCATCGGCGCATCCAACAACATCCGCAGTTACATCAGCCAGCTGCGCAAGCTTTTTCAAAGCACCGATCCCGCTGCGGATGTCTTGAGCTCATTTCGGCGAGGCGGGAATGGCGGAAGCGGGGGTTATCGCCTCAACATTCCACGCAGCAGCGTCGACGCCTACTTGTTCCGGACCCTGGTCAGCCGAGGGCAGACCGCATTACAGGCCGGCGACCTCGACCGGGCCGAAACCGACCTCTCCGACGCCCTCGCGCTATGGCGCGGGACCGCTGGAGGCCCGGACGTGGCGGCGTCCCAAGGGCTGCTCGAGTGGTTGAACGCCCACAACAACCTGCGGGTCGCCGCCCAGGAGGACCTCATCGAAACGCGGCTGAGACGCGGCCAGCACAGCGTCCTCATCCCCGAGATCCGGGAATTGCTGATGCACAACCCGTTCCGGGAGCGATCCTGGGGTCAGCTCGCCCGCGCCTGCTACTTCTCCGGCGATGTCATGGGCGCTCTCGACGCTCTCAACCAGGCACGGCGTATTCTCGCTGACAACCTCGGAATGGAGCCCGGCCATGAACTCCAGTTGATTCAATCCTACATCCTCAACCGGGCCGAACACGAATTGCGTTTCCTACCGCTGATCGACTGCGCCGCCGCCCGTGACGCACGGGTACGTGATCGGTGA
- a CDS encoding winged helix-turn-helix domain-containing protein gives MGHPRKALDPVIHAPVRFSIVAALAAVDEADFKTLAETIELSDSALSKQLTTLKDAGYVALRKTFVGRFPRTYVALTPAGRKAWEHHLQALREIAGGL, from the coding sequence GTGGGTCACCCGCGCAAGGCGCTTGACCCGGTGATCCATGCGCCGGTGCGGTTCTCGATCGTCGCGGCGCTGGCGGCCGTGGACGAGGCCGACTTCAAGACCCTCGCCGAGACGATCGAGCTGAGTGACTCCGCTCTCTCCAAGCAGCTCACCACCCTGAAAGACGCGGGCTACGTGGCGCTGCGCAAGACGTTCGTCGGGCGGTTCCCGCGCACGTACGTCGCGCTCACCCCCGCCGGGCGGAAGGCCTGGGAGCATCATCTGCAGGCGCTGCGGGAGATCGCCGGCGGGTTGTGA
- a CDS encoding acyl-CoA thioesterase, whose product MAVYRHRVRYHEADAQGFLFNSRYLELADVAMTEFFRSLGWPYRELIACGADPAVVSAHVTYVKPARFDDVLDVDVRCSRVGRSSFQLDMTVTRDADTIALMELVYVNVDAEAARSRPLPEAVAEVLRECAARSANDGEDG is encoded by the coding sequence ATGGCGGTCTACCGGCACCGCGTCCGCTACCACGAAGCCGACGCGCAAGGATTCCTGTTCAACAGTCGCTATCTCGAGCTCGCCGACGTGGCCATGACCGAGTTCTTCCGGTCCCTGGGGTGGCCGTACCGCGAGCTCATCGCGTGCGGGGCCGACCCGGCGGTGGTCAGCGCGCACGTCACCTATGTGAAGCCGGCCCGGTTCGATGACGTGCTGGACGTGGACGTGCGGTGCTCCCGGGTGGGCCGCTCCAGTTTCCAGCTCGACATGACCGTGACCCGGGACGCCGACACGATCGCGTTGATGGAGCTCGTCTACGTGAACGTCGACGCCGAGGCGGCGAGATCACGCCCGTTGCCCGAGGCCGTCGCCGAGGTGCTGCGTGAGTGCGCCGCCCGATCGGCGAATGACGGCGAGGACGGCTGA